The Sulfitobacter sp. SK012 genome contains a region encoding:
- a CDS encoding tripartite tricarboxylate transporter substrate-binding protein, which yields MKFGALKTMVAAVAIAAAGATTAIAEWQPSGPIKLMIAFRAGGGVDTSARLLAEELSARHGWEIIPENVDGRGGAAMAAALKDEPADGQSIGMTAMDSLAYGVLATKNPGFGTDDFTYLSTVTGTQAGLIAKSSRGWKTLADVIAAAKAGEKITAGAMSAKLADALYLIGEANGIELTTVMVKGGQGGLNGVMADDLDIAWAAGPQTKGVQAGDLVNLVSAIGKPLNVSPDAPLLSEYGVEFVFGTMFGVIGPANMDAEAREAIQDAIAEVVNDPSSKLSNYISKAFGGPEAIKGADFDAFMQKASAEAEKLIEAAQ from the coding sequence ATGAAATTTGGTGCTTTGAAGACGATGGTCGCAGCCGTGGCAATCGCCGCAGCTGGCGCAACTACGGCTATAGCCGAATGGCAACCTAGCGGCCCGATCAAACTGATGATCGCATTCCGTGCAGGCGGAGGAGTGGATACGTCCGCACGTCTGCTGGCCGAAGAATTATCAGCCCGGCACGGATGGGAAATCATCCCCGAGAACGTTGACGGTCGTGGTGGTGCTGCGATGGCCGCTGCGCTGAAAGATGAGCCTGCCGATGGTCAATCCATCGGAATGACCGCTATGGACAGTCTGGCGTATGGCGTGCTTGCCACCAAGAACCCGGGCTTCGGCACGGATGATTTCACCTATCTTTCAACCGTTACCGGTACGCAGGCCGGACTTATCGCAAAGTCTAGCCGCGGGTGGAAAACGCTCGCTGATGTGATTGCCGCGGCAAAAGCAGGGGAAAAGATCACCGCAGGCGCGATGAGTGCCAAACTCGCCGATGCTTTGTATCTGATCGGTGAAGCTAATGGCATCGAGCTGACAACCGTGATGGTCAAGGGTGGCCAGGGCGGATTGAACGGTGTTATGGCCGATGACCTTGATATAGCCTGGGCTGCGGGTCCGCAAACAAAAGGCGTACAAGCAGGTGATCTTGTGAACCTCGTCTCTGCCATCGGTAAGCCTTTGAATGTCTCCCCGGACGCGCCGCTTTTGTCGGAATATGGTGTTGAGTTCGTATTCGGCACGATGTTCGGCGTGATCGGACCTGCCAACATGGACGCAGAAGCGCGCGAAGCCATTCAGGATGCAATCGCTGAGGTCGTGAACGATCCCAGCAGTAAATTGAGCAATTATATCTCGAAGGCATTCGGTGGCCCAGAGGCAATTAAAGGCGCTGATTTTGATGCCTTTATGCAGAAAGCCAGTGCCGAAGCAGAAAAATTGATCGAGGCCGCGCAGTAA
- a CDS encoding tripartite tricarboxylate transporter TctB family protein — protein MLSRRTELILGLFFLGLSLFAVLVWIPLDSETGMIETFRRQTTMGDAFLPTVAGALMAICAVVHVLVSYRRTDNFDTENPTIDGNDLAFLLQLIGITALSIALFYWAGPIAVGLFAQGDGGELVTYRQMRSTYPYKLIGFVMGGFNLVFLTTALIEGRVRAIRIISSLLVVAILIAIFDLPLDNVLLPPNGDW, from the coding sequence ATGTTAAGCCGAAGAACTGAACTGATCCTAGGGTTGTTTTTTCTTGGACTGAGCCTATTCGCTGTTCTTGTATGGATACCACTCGACAGTGAAACCGGCATGATCGAGACTTTTCGCCGCCAAACAACAATGGGCGATGCTTTCCTGCCGACTGTTGCCGGGGCGTTGATGGCGATTTGCGCTGTCGTGCATGTGCTTGTGAGCTATCGACGGACAGACAACTTTGACACAGAAAACCCGACAATAGACGGCAACGACCTTGCTTTCTTGCTGCAATTGATTGGCATTACGGCCTTGTCGATCGCACTGTTCTATTGGGCCGGCCCCATTGCAGTTGGCCTATTTGCTCAGGGCGATGGTGGCGAGTTGGTCACGTACCGACAGATGCGTAGCACATATCCGTACAAGCTTATCGGATTTGTGATGGGAGGATTCAACTTGGTTTTCCTCACGACGGCCCTGATCGAGGGGCGCGTTAGGGCAATTCGCATAATTTCCTCGCTCCTTGTTGTCGCCATCCTGATCGCGATCTTTGACCTGCCACTTGATAACGTCCTGCTGCCCCCGAACGGAGACTGGTGA
- a CDS encoding tripartite tricarboxylate transporter permease encodes MSVLDYIWAGIMAVLAGPEAFSIFGIGISITIMMVTFGFLLGIVIGATPGLGGAFVMAVSLPILISIFGYTPDALLPVMGFLIGVMKGATVGGAVPAILFNTPGTPDALMTTLDGYPMAKKGQAGKALRTAHFASASGDTFSDLVLFTTAPFLAILVESYLGFAEKAALIILSLSFVAAVVGASPMKGLIAAFFGILLASIGTGEDLYPRLTMGTDFLANGFPLITAVLGVLIMGEVIHSFEEIWRDRRSDRMASEFKQSGDNGLSWRERRALLPYISVSAVVGTVIGALPGIGSTLAATLGYATGQKMHKGPVPFGEGTPEGVAATEAANSAVSGSNLIPVLSLGIPGNVSAVFLILAAESIGGFNPGPSVFRFTVNEVNPELVIAFGLFTTMMIGNILNWTIGGQFMRWVGVMARVPKPVLMPMVFLLTITAVYVQETDMVAVYFLLIFGLLGYVMRKIKMPILPFVIAFILAGNLETAMRQAFSVSDADPLFLFRSGTSIVFLGLSVLVVIFFSRKQKQDVAMSSEVS; translated from the coding sequence ATGAGTGTACTTGACTACATTTGGGCCGGGATCATGGCCGTGCTGGCGGGGCCGGAGGCCTTTTCGATCTTCGGAATCGGGATTTCCATCACGATTATGATGGTCACTTTTGGTTTCCTTTTGGGCATTGTGATTGGTGCTACCCCAGGGCTTGGCGGCGCATTTGTTATGGCTGTTTCGTTGCCGATCTTGATCTCCATTTTTGGATACACACCCGATGCCCTATTGCCCGTGATGGGGTTTCTGATCGGAGTGATGAAAGGCGCGACCGTTGGTGGTGCTGTGCCTGCAATTCTCTTTAATACGCCCGGCACGCCGGATGCTCTGATGACCACTCTGGACGGGTATCCCATGGCCAAAAAGGGACAAGCAGGCAAAGCGCTACGGACAGCACATTTTGCTTCGGCCTCCGGCGATACGTTTTCGGATCTGGTGCTATTTACGACGGCACCTTTCCTGGCGATCTTGGTTGAATCTTATCTGGGATTCGCTGAAAAAGCTGCTTTGATTATTCTTTCGCTCAGCTTTGTCGCGGCGGTTGTTGGTGCGTCTCCCATGAAGGGGCTGATTGCCGCTTTTTTCGGCATCTTGCTGGCGTCAATCGGAACAGGCGAAGACCTGTACCCCCGCCTCACCATGGGTACGGATTTTCTGGCAAACGGCTTTCCTTTGATAACTGCCGTGCTGGGTGTTCTGATCATGGGAGAAGTCATACATTCATTCGAGGAAATCTGGCGTGACCGGCGATCCGACAGGATGGCATCTGAATTCAAACAATCCGGCGACAACGGTCTGTCATGGCGTGAGCGACGCGCTTTGTTGCCGTATATAAGTGTTTCCGCAGTGGTAGGCACCGTGATCGGGGCATTGCCTGGAATCGGTTCCACGCTTGCCGCAACATTGGGTTATGCTACGGGTCAAAAAATGCACAAAGGTCCAGTTCCTTTTGGTGAGGGCACCCCAGAAGGGGTCGCCGCTACGGAGGCCGCGAACAGCGCTGTCTCTGGCTCGAACCTCATTCCGGTTTTGAGCCTTGGAATACCGGGCAATGTAAGCGCGGTCTTTTTGATCCTTGCAGCGGAATCTATTGGCGGCTTCAACCCCGGACCTAGTGTGTTCCGCTTTACCGTTAACGAGGTAAACCCTGAGTTGGTGATTGCCTTTGGACTGTTCACAACCATGATGATCGGCAATATTTTGAACTGGACCATTGGCGGCCAGTTCATGCGATGGGTTGGGGTAATGGCACGCGTTCCGAAGCCGGTCCTGATGCCAATGGTCTTTTTGCTGACAATTACGGCGGTCTACGTCCAAGAGACAGACATGGTTGCAGTTTATTTTTTGCTGATATTTGGACTGTTAGGTTACGTGATGCGGAAAATCAAAATGCCGATTTTGCCCTTCGTAATTGCATTCATCTTGGCAGGCAACTTGGAAACGGCAATGCGTCAAGCCTTTTCCGTGTCCGACGCGGATCCGCTTTTCTTGTTCCGCAGTGGCACGTCAATTGTATTTCTGGGTCTGTCGGTTCTTGTGGTGATCTTCTTTTCCCGAAAGCAAAAACAGGACGTTGCTATGTCCTCTGAAGTGTCTTGA
- a CDS encoding universal stress protein — translation MAIKNILVAYNGTESSDAAVHMAMLMHRKYGCHVTGLLAHAGQHEKLSHHSWVPENVRQTIADRITQNERDTEAQFYALTDQQVSTEHLHWISLYGNADATVAKYARMYDLTLVGRYDAIEEQPHLELHPENIALRSGRPVLVVPRGHHPERINETAVIAWDGQRAATRAVTDAMQILESKQRVDVLSVDDGSVRQPLEGIDIATSLARHGITVERVRKDKVTGRTGKDILEYCTKVNAGLLVMGAYEHSVFRERLFGGTTNYILAHATLPVFISH, via the coding sequence GTGGCAATTAAAAATATTCTTGTAGCTTACAACGGAACTGAAAGCAGCGATGCAGCCGTTCATATGGCTATGCTGATGCATCGGAAATACGGCTGCCATGTCACCGGGTTGTTGGCGCATGCAGGCCAGCATGAAAAGCTGAGCCATCATTCATGGGTTCCCGAAAACGTGCGCCAGACTATTGCCGATCGGATCACCCAGAATGAGCGGGATACGGAAGCGCAATTTTACGCGTTGACGGACCAGCAAGTAAGTACCGAGCACCTGCATTGGATATCGCTTTATGGCAACGCCGATGCGACCGTCGCTAAATACGCCCGCATGTATGACCTGACGCTTGTGGGCCGCTATGATGCGATCGAGGAACAGCCACATCTGGAACTACACCCTGAAAACATTGCTTTGCGTAGTGGTCGGCCGGTGCTGGTCGTGCCGCGCGGGCATCACCCGGAGCGTATCAACGAGACGGCCGTCATCGCGTGGGACGGTCAGCGCGCTGCCACCCGTGCGGTAACGGATGCGATGCAGATTTTAGAGTCCAAGCAGCGCGTGGATGTACTGAGCGTTGACGATGGATCAGTTCGCCAGCCTCTTGAAGGCATCGACATCGCGACCTCTTTGGCGCGCCATGGCATCACCGTCGAACGTGTTCGCAAGGACAAAGTAACCGGCCGCACGGGCAAGGACATCCTTGAATATTGTACAAAAGTGAATGCAGGATTGCTGGTGATGGGGGCATATGAACACTCCGTTTTCCGCGAACGTCTGTTTGGCGGAACGACGAATTATATTCTCGCCCATGCGACTCTGCCTGTCTTCATTTCCCATTAA
- a CDS encoding sulfatase-like hydrolase/transferase, producing MTQPNFIFITSDQHRGDCLGVEGRKVRTPHLDQLAAEGTRFTSAICPSPVCQPSRASILTGQLCRTNGVHDNGIDLDPEVGEKGFAGTLGSQGYDTAFFGKAHFSSYDARHKTGTPESVLSSEDYDDDWHGPYMGFQHIETMIHGHNWFTPQKPPRGLHFERFYYGSGRGDELNELYKQNGGDTKGAAQTWHSQLPLAYHNTPWTADRAIEWINHGRDKDKPFMTWISFPDPHHPFDCPEPWSRLHDPKDVDLPEHRTRDLEDRPWWHKAALENSPQGDAESIAIRKAYSRITPQTDEQLREIIANTYGQIALIDHHIGRIMNTLREAGLDENTYIIYSADHGDWLGDHGLVLKGPMFYEGLLRIPLIVRGPNVPAGQVVDEPVSNIDVGPTMFDLAGVTPALDQHGESLRPFLEGQDATRDFAMCEWELLPNRVGVALSLRAVRTKIDKLTMDMRSGEGEMYDLVKDPHEMTNVFADPDYAERRAELEGYLGQRADDIGPIRTPVGPA from the coding sequence ATGACCCAGCCCAATTTCATTTTTATCACATCTGACCAACATCGCGGCGATTGTCTGGGCGTCGAAGGCCGTAAGGTTCGCACGCCACATCTGGATCAGTTGGCGGCCGAGGGGACTCGGTTCACGTCGGCCATTTGTCCATCGCCCGTGTGTCAGCCCTCTAGGGCGTCTATTTTGACTGGCCAGCTATGCCGGACCAACGGTGTGCATGACAACGGTATCGATCTTGATCCAGAGGTCGGCGAAAAGGGTTTTGCGGGCACTCTGGGATCGCAAGGGTACGATACGGCCTTTTTCGGAAAGGCGCATTTTTCGAGCTATGATGCGCGGCACAAGACAGGCACACCGGAAAGCGTGTTATCATCCGAAGATTATGATGACGATTGGCACGGCCCCTACATGGGCTTCCAACATATCGAAACCATGATCCACGGCCACAACTGGTTCACGCCGCAAAAACCCCCACGCGGGTTACATTTCGAACGTTTCTATTACGGCTCCGGTCGCGGAGATGAGTTGAACGAATTGTACAAACAAAACGGTGGCGACACCAAAGGGGCGGCGCAAACGTGGCACAGCCAATTACCGCTGGCCTATCACAACACACCTTGGACCGCAGACCGCGCAATTGAGTGGATCAACCACGGGCGCGACAAAGATAAGCCCTTCATGACGTGGATCAGCTTTCCCGATCCGCACCACCCGTTTGACTGCCCCGAACCTTGGTCGCGCCTGCATGATCCCAAAGACGTGGACCTGCCGGAACACCGCACCCGTGATTTGGAAGATCGCCCGTGGTGGCACAAAGCAGCGCTTGAAAACTCCCCCCAAGGCGACGCGGAATCCATTGCTATCCGCAAGGCCTACTCGCGTATAACGCCCCAAACCGACGAGCAATTGCGCGAAATTATTGCCAATACTTACGGGCAAATCGCGCTGATTGATCACCACATCGGGCGGATCATGAACACACTGCGCGAGGCAGGTTTGGATGAGAATACCTACATCATCTATTCTGCCGATCACGGCGATTGGCTGGGGGATCACGGTTTGGTCCTGAAGGGGCCGATGTTCTACGAAGGCTTGCTGCGCATCCCGCTAATCGTGCGCGGCCCGAACGTGCCCGCAGGGCAGGTGGTCGATGAACCGGTGTCTAATATTGATGTCGGTCCGACCATGTTTGACCTGGCGGGTGTCACACCGGCACTGGATCAACACGGTGAAAGCTTGCGGCCGTTTCTTGAAGGCCAAGACGCGACCCGCGATTTCGCCATGTGCGAATGGGAGCTTTTACCAAACCGCGTCGGCGTTGCCCTGTCCCTGCGCGCGGTGCGCACCAAGATCGACAAGCTGACGATGGACATGCGCTCGGGCGAGGGGGAGATGTATGATTTGGTGAAAGACCCACACGAAATGACCAACGTGTTTGCAGACCCTGATTACGCTGAGCGCCGCGCCGAGCTTGAAGGTTATCTGGGCCAGCGCGCGGATGACATCGGCCCGATCCGCACACCTGTTGGTCCGGCCTAA
- a CDS encoding alpha-hydroxy acid oxidase has product MDYANKYPSIWHLAARARKRLPFFAAEYLDSGTGMESLVDRNRQGLDAVQLTPRVMGGRFTPNIGTDLLGQSYSAPFGVAPVGMSGLMWPGAEHILARMARDKSIPYGLSMVANETPETVAEIAPNQAWMQIYCPKEPEVLDDLIARTKATGIKTLIVTVDVPVGSRRERQLAAGLTVPPKMDVKTLWRVAKRPEWALKTLSYGEPRFKTLESYFPKNQMREGAKLIGNIVDGRPDWDYFDRIRAAWDGNLVLKGIMHAQDATAALDHGADAIWVSNHGGRQFDGAPAAIDALPAVTKIVASRAPVLFDSGIRGGLDIVRALSRGADFCFLGRGFLYAVAALGDVGGNHAYDILRGDLENNMIQLGARTLNELKDLS; this is encoded by the coding sequence ATGGATTATGCGAACAAGTACCCCTCTATTTGGCATCTCGCCGCCCGCGCGCGCAAACGCCTGCCGTTCTTTGCTGCGGAATATCTCGATAGCGGGACGGGTATGGAATCCTTGGTGGATCGCAACCGCCAAGGGCTTGATGCCGTCCAGCTGACCCCGCGCGTGATGGGCGGGCGATTTACGCCGAACATCGGTACTGATCTACTCGGGCAAAGCTATTCCGCGCCATTCGGGGTTGCACCTGTGGGCATGTCTGGCCTGATGTGGCCAGGGGCAGAACATATCCTTGCCCGCATGGCGCGCGATAAATCTATTCCATACGGCTTAAGTATGGTGGCAAACGAAACGCCCGAAACGGTGGCAGAAATTGCACCGAATCAGGCCTGGATGCAGATCTACTGTCCCAAAGAACCTGAAGTTCTGGATGATCTAATAGCGCGCACCAAAGCCACCGGCATTAAAACGCTGATCGTGACCGTGGACGTGCCAGTGGGGTCGCGCCGCGAACGCCAGCTTGCTGCCGGTCTAACTGTGCCGCCCAAGATGGACGTCAAAACGCTTTGGCGTGTGGCCAAACGACCTGAATGGGCGCTCAAAACGCTCTCCTACGGGGAGCCACGTTTCAAAACGCTTGAAAGCTATTTCCCCAAAAACCAGATGCGTGAAGGCGCCAAATTGATCGGCAACATCGTCGATGGTCGCCCAGATTGGGACTATTTCGATCGCATCCGCGCTGCGTGGGATGGCAACCTTGTGCTCAAGGGTATTATGCATGCGCAAGACGCGACCGCAGCACTGGATCACGGGGCGGACGCTATCTGGGTCTCCAACCACGGCGGGCGTCAGTTTGACGGTGCGCCGGCAGCCATTGATGCCTTACCAGCTGTTACGAAAATCGTGGCAAGCCGCGCACCTGTGTTATTTGACAGCGGCATTCGCGGCGGTCTGGATATTGTGCGCGCGCTGTCACGTGGCGCTGATTTTTGCTTCCTCGGTCGCGGGTTTCTCTATGCAGTCGCGGCCCTTGGGGATGTGGGTGGCAATCACGCCTATGATATTCTGCGTGGTGATTTGGAAAACAACATGATCCAACTCGGCGCACGTACGCTGAATGAACTGAAAGACCTGTCATGA
- a CDS encoding sulfatase-like hydrolase/transferase, protein MTKNVLFIMCDQLRYDYLGCSGHPSIKTPHIDALAKRGVRFERSYVQSPICGPSRMSTYTGRYVRSHGADFNNVPLRVGEWTLGDHLKSIGARAVLCGKTHARADIEGMERLGIDPKSPKGKHIGEAGFEVWDRLDGLHPPKGKSPSHYNDYLRKNGFDGESPWQDWAASVVDHDGSIKNGWLNENAHLPARIPEEHSETAYSANRAMEFIGQAGDDPWCLHLSFIKPHWPIVAPAPYHEMYGPRDVLPVVREDAERETGHPIYRSNQDVRHSTMYNRPDARQKVIATYMGLITQVDDHIGRMMAWLEETDRLKDTLIIFTSDHGDYLGDHWMGEKLYFHDQSVRVPLIVVDPSPEADITRGTVDSRLTEAIDLVPTIVDFMGGEVRDHILEGRSLVPLLRGQEVEWRTCAFSEADYGRSPARKKLGQPTNDCRIVMAFDGRWKYVHCPGQNPMLFDLEADPQEMTDLGTHPNFADERARMQGHVLNWAYGGCNRVTQTDAFIENKPSEFTRGILVGFWDDADVAEAQAQLTPEQTV, encoded by the coding sequence ATGACCAAAAACGTACTTTTTATAATGTGTGACCAGCTGCGCTACGACTATCTGGGGTGCTCGGGTCATCCTTCGATCAAAACCCCTCATATTGATGCGCTTGCCAAGCGCGGCGTCCGGTTTGAACGGTCTTATGTGCAATCGCCCATTTGCGGCCCCAGCCGAATGAGCACCTATACCGGCCGTTACGTACGCAGCCATGGCGCTGACTTTAATAATGTTCCGTTGCGGGTTGGTGAGTGGACGCTTGGGGACCACCTTAAGTCCATTGGGGCCCGTGCTGTTCTATGTGGCAAGACCCATGCGCGCGCTGACATTGAGGGGATGGAGCGGCTTGGGATTGATCCAAAGAGTCCCAAAGGAAAGCACATAGGTGAAGCCGGATTTGAAGTCTGGGACAGGTTGGATGGGTTGCACCCGCCAAAGGGAAAAAGCCCAAGCCACTACAACGACTATCTTCGAAAGAACGGGTTTGACGGTGAAAGCCCTTGGCAGGATTGGGCGGCCAGTGTCGTTGACCACGACGGGTCGATTAAGAACGGATGGCTAAACGAAAATGCCCACCTGCCTGCACGTATCCCCGAAGAACACTCCGAGACCGCCTATAGCGCCAATCGCGCGATGGAGTTCATCGGGCAAGCGGGCGACGACCCGTGGTGTTTGCACCTAAGTTTTATCAAACCGCATTGGCCTATCGTCGCACCTGCGCCCTATCATGAAATGTACGGCCCCCGAGATGTTCTACCTGTTGTGCGCGAGGACGCGGAGCGCGAAACGGGGCATCCGATATATCGCAGCAACCAAGATGTGCGTCACTCGACGATGTACAACCGTCCCGACGCGAGACAAAAAGTCATCGCCACTTACATGGGGCTGATCACGCAGGTCGATGATCACATCGGACGGATGATGGCGTGGCTGGAAGAGACGGACCGCCTCAAGGATACGCTGATCATCTTTACTTCGGATCACGGCGACTATCTTGGTGATCACTGGATGGGCGAGAAGCTGTATTTCCATGACCAGTCGGTTCGGGTTCCACTGATCGTGGTTGATCCATCACCGGAGGCAGATATCACACGCGGCACAGTTGATAGCCGCCTGACAGAGGCAATTGATTTGGTCCCGACAATTGTTGACTTTATGGGCGGCGAAGTGCGCGATCATATTCTTGAGGGGCGTTCATTGGTGCCGCTTCTGCGCGGCCAAGAAGTGGAATGGCGGACCTGCGCGTTCAGCGAGGCTGATTATGGTCGCTCGCCTGCACGCAAAAAGCTGGGTCAGCCAACGAACGACTGTCGTATCGTGATGGCCTTTGACGGCCGTTGGAAATACGTCCATTGCCCTGGTCAGAACCCGATGTTGTTTGATCTTGAAGCAGATCCACAAGAAATGACCGATTTAGGCACACACCCAAATTTTGCAGACGAACGTGCGCGTATGCAGGGTCATGTTCTGAACTGGGCTTACGGTGGGTGCAATCGGGTCACGCAAACAGATGCCTTCATCGAAAACAAACCTTCTGAATTTACCCGTGGAATTTTGGTTGGTTTTTGGGATGATGCAGACGTTGCAGAAGCGCAGGCACAACTGACGCCAGAGCAAACGGTCTAA
- a CDS encoding formylglycine-generating enzyme family protein, with translation MGDDIGSAGKLIKMTQDAPIKSCCTPAREGGTLAGPSTITLSNTASTLRDAARPIPGRTGLLGTANAGIPDDGETPLRKTRIKPYRIGATTVTNAEFEAFVAATGYITEAERFGWSFVFWAQVPQAIGATQGVVDVEWWRRVDGANWRDINGPGTMAQAWHPDHPVVQVSWNDALAYCAWAGGRLPTEAEWEHAARGGLGDVAFPWGSAAPNDTDYTPCNIWQGKFPETNTGLDGYVTTAPAQSYEPNGYGLFNVVGNVWEWTADAYRIKSLKKNVRARLFTMQGYKLSKGGSFLCHQSYCYRYRIAARSGTSPDSATTHHGFRVVWTD, from the coding sequence TTGGGTGATGACATAGGGTCGGCTGGTAAACTGATTAAGATGACCCAAGATGCACCGATCAAATCCTGCTGTACGCCTGCACGCGAGGGGGGCACCCTTGCGGGCCCATCCACCATCACACTGTCTAACACTGCAAGCACGCTGCGCGACGCGGCGCGGCCAATTCCGGGGCGCACGGGTCTTTTAGGCACAGCGAACGCGGGCATTCCAGATGATGGTGAAACACCTCTGCGCAAAACGCGTATCAAACCGTATCGGATAGGTGCGACGACCGTAACGAATGCCGAGTTCGAGGCGTTTGTTGCGGCCACAGGGTACATCACTGAAGCCGAGCGGTTCGGCTGGTCCTTTGTATTCTGGGCTCAGGTACCACAGGCCATTGGAGCAACCCAAGGCGTTGTTGATGTTGAATGGTGGCGTCGCGTTGATGGTGCGAACTGGCGCGATATCAACGGCCCTGGCACCATGGCACAGGCCTGGCATCCAGATCATCCGGTCGTACAGGTGTCATGGAATGATGCGCTGGCCTATTGTGCCTGGGCGGGTGGCAGATTGCCCACGGAAGCAGAATGGGAACATGCGGCACGCGGTGGCCTTGGCGATGTGGCGTTCCCATGGGGCAGCGCCGCGCCCAACGACACCGATTATACGCCATGCAACATCTGGCAGGGGAAATTTCCGGAAACCAACACTGGGCTGGATGGCTACGTCACCACGGCCCCTGCCCAGTCATATGAACCCAACGGCTATGGCCTGTTCAATGTTGTCGGAAATGTCTGGGAATGGACGGCTGATGCGTACCGGATTAAATCCCTCAAGAAAAATGTGCGGGCGCGGCTGTTCACGATGCAAGGATACAAGCTCTCAAAGGGCGGATCATTCCTGTGCCACCAATCCTATTGCTATCGCTACCGGATTGCGGCGCGGTCAGGCACATCACCCGACAGCGCCACCACCCATCACGGGTTTAGGGTCGTCTGGACAGATTAG
- a CDS encoding dioxygenase family protein, whose protein sequence is MTKQGRILGIGPTDNTSDQRTPRERLRLIPASARESFVPVVSARYAAGPHEWDMTRSAPDRPRADGVPIEVTGTVRTQSGAPVRHALLEVWSANHYGRYRHVEDHSGLQLDENHFGMGRILTDEDGNYRFWAISPGAYLARPDIGRWRPKHIHISVSGGSSRLITQMYFPDEPNNVSDPMAILMGDDFERNIGKPRDTNGVDVDEAYDFDIVVGGRNATFFE, encoded by the coding sequence ATGACAAAGCAAGGACGTATCCTCGGGATTGGCCCGACCGACAACACATCTGATCAACGCACGCCGCGTGAACGCCTGCGTTTGATCCCCGCAAGCGCGCGCGAGAGCTTCGTGCCGGTTGTATCCGCGCGGTATGCCGCAGGCCCGCATGAATGGGATATGACCCGCTCTGCCCCTGACCGCCCGCGCGCCGATGGCGTCCCGATCGAGGTCACAGGCACTGTGCGCACCCAAAGCGGCGCACCCGTGCGCCATGCCTTGTTGGAAGTGTGGAGCGCCAATCACTATGGCAGGTATCGCCATGTGGAGGACCATTCCGGCCTGCAGCTGGATGAAAATCATTTTGGTATGGGCCGTATCCTTACGGATGAGGACGGAAATTACCGGTTTTGGGCCATCAGCCCGGGTGCCTATCTTGCGCGCCCTGACATCGGTCGCTGGCGGCCCAAGCATATCCATATTTCCGTCAGTGGTGGATCCTCGCGTCTGATCACACAGATGTACTTCCCGGACGAGCCGAACAATGTCTCGGACCCGATGGCGATCCTCATGGGCGATGATTTTGAACGCAACATCGGCAAACCACGAGATACAAACGGTGTCGATGTGGACGAAGCCTATGATTTTGATATTGTGGTCGGTGGACGAAACGCGACATTTTTTGAATAA
- a CDS encoding dioxygenase family protein, translated as MTTELPNALPATNEDTCGPYFPIYFENPALEDLTRVDPGVVGQAAGTPIVLRGRILDRHGNLAHGAILEFWQANAKGVYRSPATHGHDDIDPWFQGYGRIRTASGAYEFRTIMPGATTSRAPNITITLFSDGISRIVTQMFFDGQDTNATDPILQAVGDDAPKLIARHDGRTSKGEEVYLFDIIMAGDGETPFFDDLES; from the coding sequence ATGACAACGGAATTACCAAATGCACTTCCGGCGACAAACGAAGATACCTGTGGGCCGTATTTCCCGATTTATTTCGAAAACCCCGCGTTAGAGGACCTGACCCGCGTTGACCCCGGTGTGGTTGGCCAAGCGGCCGGCACACCGATTGTCCTGCGTGGTCGTATCCTTGATCGCCACGGTAATCTGGCCCATGGCGCGATCCTTGAATTTTGGCAAGCCAACGCCAAAGGCGTTTACCGTTCACCCGCAACCCATGGCCACGACGACATTGATCCGTGGTTTCAGGGCTATGGGCGCATTCGCACAGCCAGCGGCGCCTATGAATTCCGCACCATCATGCCGGGTGCCACGACAAGTCGCGCGCCCAATATCACCATCACCCTATTTTCGGACGGAATCAGCCGGATCGTCACCCAGATGTTCTTTGACGGCCAAGACACCAACGCCACAGACCCAATTTTACAAGCAGTCGGGGACGATGCCCCGAAATTGATAGCGCGCCACGATGGCCGCACCTCCAAAGGTGAAGAGGTGTATCTGTTCGACATCATCATGGCCGGCGACGGCGAGACCCCCTTTTTCGACGATCTGGAGAGCTGA